The following are encoded together in the Lathyrus oleraceus cultivar Zhongwan6 chromosome 3, CAAS_Psat_ZW6_1.0, whole genome shotgun sequence genome:
- the LOC127127867 gene encoding RCC1 domain-containing protein RUG3, mitochondrial isoform X2, which produces MFGLLLLVGCIPLRLLLLVKFSHVCRGYGGFGALGHSVYHRELFPKLVKGSWEGTIKHIATSGAHTAAVTESGELYMWGREEGDGRLGLGPGRGPDHAGGLSIPCKVKELRFPVAAVSCGGFFTMALTEGGQLWNWGANSNYELGRGDKIGGWKPRPVPSLEKVRIIQIASGGYHSLALTDDGKVLSWGHGGQGQLGHGSIESQKIPTLVEAIAHEHIIYISCGGSFSAAVTDKGKLYTWGNAAESQLGVPGLPAIQSCPVEVNFLMEDDGLGPHKVLSIANGASHAMCLALRERESC; this is translated from the exons ATGTTCGGTCTGTTGCTCTTGGTGGGTTGCATTCCGTTGCGCTTACTTCTGCTGGTGAAGTTTTCACATG TTTGCAGGGGTTATGGTGGTTTCGGTGCACTTGGACATTCGGTATATCATAGGGAGCTATTCCCTAAGTTGGTAAAAGGATCCTGGGAGGGAACTATAAAACACATTGCTACTAGTGGAGCGCATACTGCGGCAGTAACAGAATCAG GCGAGCTTTATATGTGGGGACGAGAAGAAGGAGATGGTCGATTGGGCCTTGGTCCTGGTCGGGGCCCGGATCATGCAGGTGGGCTTAGTATCCCTTGCAAAGTAAAAGAGTTACGTTTCCCTGTTGCTGCTGTTTCTTGTGGGGGGTTTTTCACAATGGCATTGACAGAGGGAGGACAACTGTGGAACTGGGGAG CAAATTCTAACTATGAACTTGGGAGAGGGGATAAAATTGGTGGTTGGAAACCAAGACCAGTTCCTAGCCTTGAGAAGGTTCGAATAATTCAAATTGCAAGCGGAGGATATCACTCCCTTGCGTTAACAG ATGACGGCAAAGTACTTTCATGGGGCCATGGTGGACAAGGTCAGTTGGGTCACGGATCTATCGAAAGCCAAAAGATACCAACATTAGTCGAGGCTATTGCTCACGAGCATATTATATATATTTCTTGTGGGGGTTCTTTTTCAGCAGCTGTCACAG ATAAAGGAAAGTTATACACGTGGGGAAATGCCGCAGAATCGCAATTGGGAGTTCCTGGACTACCAGCAATACAATCATGCCCTGTTGAAGTCAATTTTTTAATGGAAGATGATGGATTGGGACCACACAAGGTTTTATCAATTGCAAATGGCGCATCACATGCAATGTGTTTAGCTTTGAGGGAAAGGGAAAGTTGTTGA
- the LOC127127867 gene encoding RCC1 domain-containing protein RUG3, mitochondrial isoform X1, giving the protein MAMIPYRHRIAMLTHRLCSSYSNTKTPTLYTTDTPDSTTIQLLSWGKGASGQLGGGVEETRLYPSPVTNLLLPKSSFTLFKTPGLLPGPDGVNKVVEMGISCGLFHSCLVVDGALWVWGKGDGGRLGLGHENSLFVPTLNPHLDNVRSVALGGLHSVALTSAGEVFTWGYGGFGALGHSVYHRELFPKLVKGSWEGTIKHIATSGAHTAAVTESGELYMWGREEGDGRLGLGPGRGPDHAGGLSIPCKVKELRFPVAAVSCGGFFTMALTEGGQLWNWGANSNYELGRGDKIGGWKPRPVPSLEKVRIIQIASGGYHSLALTDDGKVLSWGHGGQGQLGHGSIESQKIPTLVEAIAHEHIIYISCGGSFSAAVTDKGKLYTWGNAAESQLGVPGLPAIQSCPVEVNFLMEDDGLGPHKVLSIANGASHAMCLALRERESC; this is encoded by the exons ATGGCGATGATCCCCTACCGCCACCGCATAGCAATGCTCACTCACCGCTTATGTTCCTCCTACTCCAACACTAAAACCCCCACACTCTACACCACCGACACCCCCGACTCAACAACAATCCAACTCCTCTCTTGGGGCAAAGGCGCCTCAGGCCAACTCGGCGGCGGCGTTGAAGAAACTCGTCTCTACCCTTCTCCAGTCACCAACCTACTTCTCCCCAAATCCTCTTTCACCCTTTTCAAAACCCCCGGGCTTCTACCCGGGCCTGATGGGGTTAATAAAGTTGTGGAAATGGGTATCTCGTGTGGGCTTTTTCATTCTTGTTTGGTTGTTGATGGAGCCCTTTGGGTTTGGGGGAAAGGGGATGGTGGAAGATTAGGGTTAGGTCATGAAAATTCGTTGTTTGTTCCTACTTTGAATCCTCACCTTGATAATGTTCGGTCTGTTGCTCTTGGTGGGTTGCATTCCGTTGCGCTTACTTCTGCTGGTGAAGTTTTCACATG GGGTTATGGTGGTTTCGGTGCACTTGGACATTCGGTATATCATAGGGAGCTATTCCCTAAGTTGGTAAAAGGATCCTGGGAGGGAACTATAAAACACATTGCTACTAGTGGAGCGCATACTGCGGCAGTAACAGAATCAG GCGAGCTTTATATGTGGGGACGAGAAGAAGGAGATGGTCGATTGGGCCTTGGTCCTGGTCGGGGCCCGGATCATGCAGGTGGGCTTAGTATCCCTTGCAAAGTAAAAGAGTTACGTTTCCCTGTTGCTGCTGTTTCTTGTGGGGGGTTTTTCACAATGGCATTGACAGAGGGAGGACAACTGTGGAACTGGGGAG CAAATTCTAACTATGAACTTGGGAGAGGGGATAAAATTGGTGGTTGGAAACCAAGACCAGTTCCTAGCCTTGAGAAGGTTCGAATAATTCAAATTGCAAGCGGAGGATATCACTCCCTTGCGTTAACAG ATGACGGCAAAGTACTTTCATGGGGCCATGGTGGACAAGGTCAGTTGGGTCACGGATCTATCGAAAGCCAAAAGATACCAACATTAGTCGAGGCTATTGCTCACGAGCATATTATATATATTTCTTGTGGGGGTTCTTTTTCAGCAGCTGTCACAG ATAAAGGAAAGTTATACACGTGGGGAAATGCCGCAGAATCGCAATTGGGAGTTCCTGGACTACCAGCAATACAATCATGCCCTGTTGAAGTCAATTTTTTAATGGAAGATGATGGATTGGGACCACACAAGGTTTTATCAATTGCAAATGGCGCATCACATGCAATGTGTTTAGCTTTGAGGGAAAGGGAAAGTTGTTGA